One stretch of Rhizoctonia solani chromosome 8, complete sequence DNA includes these proteins:
- a CDS encoding Vegetative incompatibility protein HET-E-1, with product MRVWRISDGSLAAGPFIGHTESIWSVTYLPDGTRVISGSNDKTVRVWNVRGGEALPVFSEDTLLKITSLGFSSGGIHVLAGSDNSGMQVWGVSDGTPQPVSSNMQLSSRMTCATSPGGLYTAQTNKYKKLSQIVRTEDGSVAAGPFNRPLGFGNFLTTVPTSLDDWVDLIAQWLDLSLLASVNDNDFDSSRSLRIWNPYAPILDFQFPAHSTLSSAPGQTLPDVYNQCHINRDGWSVNGRNDLLFWLPSEIADAGLSPFVSVIITRSGTLQVPKQTLAVGQEWGKCYVQG from the exons ATGCGGGTATGGAGGATCAGCGATGGGTCACTTGCTGCGGGTCCATTTATCGGGCATACTGAATCAATTTGGTCAGTTACTTACTTACCTGATGGTACTCGGGTGATCTCTGGCTCTAATGATAAGACCGTGCGAGTATGGAATGTGAGGGGGGGCGAAGCGCTACCTGTATTCTCAGAAGACACCCTTCTCAAAATTACATCACTCGGTTTCTCGTCTGGTGGTATTCATGTACTGGCAGGCTCGGACAATAGTGGCATGCAAGTGTGGGGTGTCTCGGATGGCACTCCCCAGCCAGTGTCATCCAACATGCAGCTTTCTAGCCGAATGACCTGTGCTACATCTCCGGGTGGCCTTTACACCGCTCAAACCAACAAGTATAAGAAATTATCCCAAATCGTGCGGACGGAAGATGGGTCTGTAGCTGCTGGGCCGTTCAATCGCCCCCTCGGGTTTGGCAATTTTCTGACGACAGTGCCCACATCATT GGATGACTGGGTTGACCTGATTGCACAATGGCTGGATCTCTCACTTCTCGCTTCGGTTAATGATAATGACTTCGACAGTAGCCGTAGCCTACGAATCTGGAACCCTTATGCGCCTATTTTAGATTTTCAATTCCCTGCCCACTCTACTCTTTCCTCAGCGCCAGGTCAGACTCTTCCAGATGTGTACAACCAATGTCACATCAACCGAGATGGGTGGTCGGTCAACGGGCGCAATGATCTATTGTTCTGGCTTCCGTCGGAGATTGCTGATGCAGGACTATCCCCGTTTGTATCGGTCATTATCACAAGGTCAGGGACACTACAGGTGCCGAAGCAGACATTAGCGGTCGGACAGGAATGGGGCAAATGCTATGTACAGGGCTGA
- a CDS encoding Peptidase family M28 protein, giving the protein MKFSGLLSLGSLLFSLGVLAVPIADFDAKVASGLRLVQTSDDKTPFWVTEEEKLDLLRKSINFFDLTETYHLEEELKAKKVKAIVERATYPAPSRQTAVNALLPSLSTTNMNSYLSKLTAFNNRYYKASTGLQASNYIYDTLSGFASGKAGVTVSKFSHSWTQQSIIAKIAGSSATAPTIILGAHEDSINLNNPTSGRAPGADDDGTGTVNVMEIFRVLVSSNFKPTRNIEFHFYSGEEAGLLGSQAIAANYKSTGKSIYAMLNLDMTGYFKPGTTEAITLITDNTDSGLNTFVRSLVNSYSRLPVATSTNFSAVMDAQTTLRGLVKVFPPPSPSKPLFPTTTLTSTALQTQPQLADSRGVTLWYA; this is encoded by the exons ATGAAGTTCTCTGGCTTGCTCTCCCTTGGCTCATTGCTCTTTTCTTTGGGGGTTCTGGCTGTCCCTATTGCAGACTTTGACGCCAAAGTCGCTTCAGGCCTCCGTCTCGTTCAGACGTCAGATGACAAGACTCCCTTTTGGGTGACTGAGGAGGAAAAACTCGACCTTCTCAGGAAGAGTATCAATTTC TTTGACTTAACGGAGACCTATCACCTCGAGGAAGAGTTGAAAGCCAAAAAGGTCAAGGCGATTGTTGAGCGCGCTACTT ACCCCGCACCATCTCGCCAAACTGCTGTCAATGCGTTGCTCCCATCGCTTTCCACCACTAATATGAACTCATACCTTTCAAAGCTCACCGCATTCAACAACCGTTACTACAAGGCCAGTACTGGACTCCAAGCTAGCAACTACATCTACGATACACTCTCAGGG TTTGCAAGCGGCAAAGCCGGTGTGACCGTTAGTAAATTCTCACATTCGTGGACCCAACAATCCATTATTGCCAAAATTGCTGGCTCATCCGCTACTGCGCCCACCATAATTCTTGGTGCCCATGAGGATAGCATTAACCTTAATAACCCTACTTCGGGGCGCGCTCCTGGTGCAGACGACGACGGCACCGGGACGGTCAATGTGATGGAAATCTTCCGCGTACTGGTTTCTAGCAATTTCAAGCCGACTCGCAATATCGAGTTCCACTTTTACTCGGGCGAGGAAGCTGGTCTACTTGGGAGCCAGGCAATTGCTGCCAACTACAAGTCCACGGGAaagagcatatatgcaatgtTGAACTTGGACATGACAGGCTA TTTCAAGCCTGGCACTACAGAGGCCATCACACTTATTACCGATAATACTGACTCTGGATTAAACACTTTTGTCCGCTCCCTCGTAAATTCGTACTCCCGTCTTCCAGTCGCCACTTCCACT AACTTTAGTGCGGTTATGGATGCTCAGACCACGCTACGTGGGCTCGTCAAGGTTTTCCCGCCGCCTTCCCCTTCGAAG CCTCTCTTTCCAACGACAACCCTAACATCCACAGCGCTTCAGACACAACCTCAGTTAGCGGATTCTCGTGGAGTCACTCTCTGGTACGCATAG
- a CDS encoding sphingolipid long chain base-responsive protein LSP1, translating into MTTPKDAAYVSDTLQYCASIYPWVKSGILAPLQSYFPTRISIPEPPLNHNSFTLVSGYDKVQCQSMNDPLGPSFISPDHGSDQATNFINRMPIEIIGKIFELAITGSSAGLSMRRAIEETRLCLYNIAGVCRGWRAAVLAQTSLWNLIPIICYRGRHRTFITMRSAALAIERAECSNMRLAADLGLFRPAGSPVLEQLFRIKPRIHYVNLRTSGYFNLEEILNPIIEIAGIDAITELSLCFEPSAVFMSERPDSYVLFGHNMDSQLPLFELSLGSVKVLRLKNVIFRAPNASLGILRELRLQDIMFDNSIALMETLKPLSTASRLERLDFIKIEVNDVNSHTPIPDISILLPNLRTLNIEDMSYEATHTVLCCIKPGSYQTVLLFSSILLSQLGINIDSDKQNQCNILEQAIQPHGHSTLVIRTEGNDIESRALHELLHRLPSLTRVQIHTTSLSLALCSTLTQHPDPADLATGFPQFSQIYLNSESIHNIHEWQDSFVQMLSSHPLEEVILGGALRVLASEAFNVTGYVDSEHNYDYVSTRVLFSCRSWLQNGTVKIRKAPIAPELCTLDELFASEMDIWTSIRRLGKDVNKNALILQKWGRASSNEAVSDVMFHSANVLIKFSLALVQFSTHGEIIRNRLQAIRDVTNTPEHASQYKLYAPSPPGSSPDILLKADPAKICYDSPTIIRDLMKQKFAGMEELARKCNVLAYYGNMLTGELPSEEAVSATLAYKGKDRTAEIWHEAIREATQPRLGYLASRQDDEGGSETNNYGSPTPIEFDSSLSSLSSVTQERNRRWAIIDEDIKLVLARAGGAAINARLVSERNNLGSISQESSRSRLSFWPRKVTEVSRAKPQLGSNIAQADPLPLFNTPSSPLRKMFKSRPSGGMLGSVGAKIAHASTITALGNPDLRTLQDLITAEKGVLVGVQRLAGEIGKSAETLKTWGLGEGDDLGDVLSHSTNLLAQFSAALTQYASYEEQIRTQMKSIRSREEDLDEKKRRKRNVDNKADGADKKLAKMSPEHKSRMAQVELLNELKEEGRRLEIDIVNEEAAIGDYKRRATREFLGLKFAGMVELAEKTTIIGDLGKLMIEQIPLYTTPPGQPRPLYTSREKTAELSSEAMRCIGEVRINPPVLPEPTPATTTFQPFNHYNNSGPATPGTDHVNGVTGSTMPRGPNNFNEFGESQYSGPGGSGFSTGSLRIGEDGSRVGNTGAGEFHTLPARTSGFGSGLPPITLGDHGRDDTFSSSIADALSHDPTFSPQHAPTPPPHEPPQSSHQPTAPVGTYAPPPGPPPGAYQPRQLSESYFSNALPDPTQSHSPLMPPHGSPWATTPSAPAYSRPLPVHPLPDAEGQVAGFTHERDISPPPVFHPPAPPAPPVPSTSPPPVSHTIQAPSPPPVLAMPASPVPAPAAPATPPAPPAANQPQPIPYADSLRDLSPSPPPVRDPSPAPAPRLDQHEASNPLVREESHEDIFAMYGSSNRNSAASPPPPPPQPQSPSNKPSLGVISAPTDALPPRTPSPPHIQTQESNYGTPSEYPNPFSSPLPRPPTLPTLSNVSPVTSPTSPGGSGRMISAGAFRRNVSRSDTLDPGSSLPPPVSPLSVRKKGLGGSEDISRGNSPVPASPGAPPIYSAIDGEGTSLGRSTSPPAGGSGGDSKAPQN; encoded by the exons ATGACCACC CCAAAGGATGCAGCTTATGTATCCGATACACTCCAGTACTGTGCGAGTATTTATCCCTGGGTCAAAAGCGGGATCTTAGCCCCTCTTCAATCCTATTTTCCCACAAGGATATCTATCCCCGAGCCCCCATTGAACCATAACTCCTTTACTCTCGTCAGTGGCTACGACAAAGTCCAATGTCAGAGTATGAATGATCCCCTGGGTCCTTCTTTCATATCACCAGATCATGGAAGCGACCAAGCTACCAACTTTATCAACAGAATGCCTATAGAAATAATTGGAAAAATATTCGAGCTGGCCATTACCGGCTCTAGCGCCGGTTTGTCTATGCGACGAGCAATCGAAGAGACACGTCTCTGCCTTTATAATATAGCCGGAGTTTGTAGGGGCTGGAGGGCAGCTGTTCTAGCCCAAACATCTCTCTGGAACCTCATACCCATTATTTGCTACCGCGGTCGTCATCGAACGTTCATTACCATGCGTTCGGCTGCTCTGGCTATTGAACGTGCCGAGTGCTCTAATATGCGACTCGCTGCAGATCTAGGACTCTTTCGTCCAGCGGGATCCCCTGTTTTGGAACAGCTCTTCAGGATTAAACCTCGCATTCATTACGTTAATCTACGGACATCGGGCTATTTCAATCTAGAAGAGATTCTCAATCCGATTATAGAGATCGCTGGCATAGACGCCATTACCGAACTTTCCCTTTGCTTTGAACCATCTGCAGTCTTCATGTCGGAGCGTCCAGACTCGTACGTATTATTTGGGCACAACATGGACTCACAGCTACCGCTATTCGAGCTCAGCCTGGGATCCGTCAAAGTGCTTCGACTTAAAAATGTCATTTTTCGCGCTCCGAACGCTTCACTCGGTATTCTTCGAGAATTGCGACTCCAGGATATCATGTTCGATAATAGTATCGCTTTGATGGAGACATTGAAGCCACTGAGTACCGCATCTCGGTTGGAACGGCTTGACTTTATCAAAATCGAAGTGAATGACGTCAACTCGCACACACCAATTCCGGACATCTCAATATTGCTCCCAAATTTGCGAACACTCAATATCGAGGACATGTCTTATGAAGCCACACACACAGTGCTCTGCTGTATAAAACCAGGCTCTTATCAAACCGTCTTGTTATTCTCAAGTATTTTGCTAAGCCAGCTTGGGATTAATATTGATTCCGACAAACAGAACCAATGCAATATACTCGAACAAGCAATACAACCTCATGGGCACTCTACTCTAGTAATTCGTACCGAGGGAAATGATATTGAATCGCGAGCTCTACATGAGCTGCTTCACCGCTTGCCCAGTCTGACAAGAGTCCAAATACATACAACTTCCTTGAGCCTTGCGTTGTGCTCCACACTAACCCAGCATCCGGATCCTGCAGACCTTGCGACTGGGTTCCCTCAATTCTCCCAGATTTATTTGAATTCTGAATCAATTCATAATATTCACGAATGGCAAGACTCGTTTGTCCAAATGCTCTCGAGCCATCCTCTTGAGGAGGTAATATTAGGGGGTGCTCTGAGAGTCCTTGCGTCTGAAGCATTCAACGTAACAGGTTATGTCGATTCCGAGCACAACTATGATTATGTTTCGACTCGAGTGTTATTTTCATGTAGATCATGGCTACAGAACGGTACCGTCAAGATTAGAA AGGCACCCATCGCGCCTGAGCTTTGCACGCTGGACGAATTGTTTGCCAGCGAGATGGACATTTGGACCAG CATTAGACGATTAGGAAAAGACGTGAACAAGAATGCACTCATTCTGCAGAAATGGGGGCGCGCTAGTTCAAATGAAGCAGTGTCG GATGTTATGTTTCACTCCGCGAATGTACTTATAAAATTCTCCTTGGCTCTCGTCCAATTCAGCACCCACGGGGAAATAATCAGAAATCGACTTCAGGCAATTAGG GATGTTACGAATACTCCAGAGCATGCATCCCAATACAAATTATATGCCCCATCGCCACCAGGGTCAAGCCCAGATATCCTATTGAAAGCT GACCCAGCCAAAATTTGTTACGATTCCCCGACTATAATTCGAGATCTCATGAAGCAGAAGTTCGCTGGAATGGAAGAGTTAGCTAGGAAATGCAAC GTGCTGGCCTATTACGGAAACATGTTAACTGGG GAGTTACCATCGGAAGAGGCGGTCTCTGCTACGCTCGCTTATAAGGGAAAGGATCGGACTGCTGAAATTTGGCACGAAGCTATCCGTGAGGCAACGCAACCGAGACTTGGTTACCTGGCGAGCCGGCAAGATGACGAAGGTGGCTCTGAGACCAACAATTATGGGTCACCAACACCTATTGAATTTGATTCTTCATTGTCATCCTTATCCTCTGTTACTCAGGAGAGGAATAGGAGATGGGCGATAATCGATGAGGATATAAAACTTGTACTAGCACGGGCTGGGGGTGCAGCTATAAACGCACGTCTCGTTTCCGAAAGAAATAATTTGGGCTCAATATCTCAAGAAAGCTCAAGGTCGAGACTATCCTTTTGGCCAAGAAAAGTGACGGAAGTTTCTCGGGCGAAACCCCAGCTCGGGAGCAACAT TGCTCAAGCTGACCCCTTGCCACTTTTCAATACGCCTTCATCACCCCTTCGCAAGATGTTCAAGTCGCGTCCGTCGGGCGGTATGCTCGGCTCCGTGGGCGCAAAGATCGCCCATGCCTCGACGATCACAGCACTCGGTAACCCTGATTTACGAACGCTACAGGACCTTATCACCGCAGAAAAGGGGGTATTAGTAGG TGTTCAACGACTCGCTGGGGAGATTGGCAAGAGCGCCGAAACATTGAAGACTTGGGGTCTCGGCGAGGGCGACGACCTTGGC GATGTTCTTTCCCACTCGACCAATCTGCTCGCCCAATTCTCGGCCGCCCTAACCCAATATGCCTCGTATGAAGAACAAATCCGAACTCAAATGAAGTCGATTAGGTCTCGAGAAGAAGATCTAGAtgagaagaagaggaggaagcgcaaTGTGGACAACAAAGCTGATGGTGCAGACAAGAAGTTAGCCAAAATGAGCCCCGAG CACAAAAGTCGCATGGCCCAGGTCGAACTTTTGAACGAACTAAAGGAAGAAGGAAGGCGATTGGAAATTGACATTGTGAACGAAGAG GCCGCAATCGGTGATTACAAGCGCCGTGCAACAAGAGAATTCTTGGGACTCAAGTTTGCAGGAATGGTTGAATTGGCCGAAAAGACAACT ATTATCGGCGACCTCGGGAAGTTGATGATTGAG CAAATCCCCCTCTATACGACGCCACCTGGTCAGCCCAGGCCATTATACACCAGTCGGGAAAAAACGGCGGAGCTATCTTCAGAGGCAATGCGCTGCATTGGCGAAGTACGAATCAATCCTCCCGTATTACCCGAACCGACTCCAGCTACGACGACGTTCCAGCCGTTCAATCATTATAATAATTCTGGGCCGGCTACACCCGGGACTGATCATGTTAACGGTGTTACCGGGAGTACGATGCCTCGGGGTCCTAACAACTTCAACGAATTCGGTGAAAGTCAATACTCCGGTCCCGGTGGTAGTGGGTTCTCCACTGGTTCGCTGCGTATTGGGGAGGATGGATCTCGTGTCGGAAATACCGGTGCTGGGGAATTTCATACTCTTCCCGCACGTACTAGTGGATTTGGAAGTGGACTTCCCCCAATTACTCTTGGGGACCATGGAAGAGATGACACCTTCTCGTCTAGCATTGCTGACGCTCTTTCTCATGATCCTACTTTCAGCCCACAACACGCGCCTACTCCACCTCCACACGAACCTCCCCAATCATCTCATCAACCCACCGCTCCGGTCGGAACCTACGCCCCACCACCTGGCCCCCCTCCCGGCGCATACCAGCCCCGCCAATTATCCGAGTCGTACTTTTCCAATGCTCTTCCCGACCCTACTCAATCGCATTCGCCACTTATGCCTCCGCATGGATCACCATGGGCAACTACCCCTTCTGCCCCTGCATATTCTCGACCGTTGCCAGTTCATCCCCTACCAGATGCCGAAGGACAGGTGGCAGGTTTCACTCATGAAAGGGATATATCTCCTCCGCCAGTCTTCCACCCACCAGCGCCTCCTGCGCCTCCTGTGCCTTCAAcatctccccctcctgtGTCTCATACAATCCAGGCGCCATCACCGCCACCAGTACTCGCGATGCCCGCATCCCCAGTACCGGCACCAGCGGCACCAGCAACGCCGCCAGCGCCGCCAGCAGCCAACCAGCCACAACCCATCCCGTATGCCGACAGCT TGCGCGACTTATCTCCCTCACCTCCACCGGTTCGAGACCCTTCGCCCGCTCCCGCTCCGAGACTTGATCAACATGAAGCATCCAACCCATTAGTGAGGGAAGAAAGTCACGAGGACATTTTCGCCATGTACGGTTCTTCCAACCGCAACTCGGCTGCTAGCCctccgccaccaccacctcaGCCTCAGAGCCCTTCCAATAAGCCTAGCCTTGGGGTGATATCCGCTCCGACTGATGCACTACCACCACGTACACCTTCGCCCCCGCATATTCAAACACAAGAATCGAACTATGGTACTCCATCCGAATACCCTAATCCTTTCTCTTCGCCGCTCCCTCGTCCACCTACACTTCCTACGCTCAGCAATGTGTCTCCTGTTACATCCCCTACTTCTCCTGGTGGCTCTGGCCGTATGATCTCAGCAGGGGCTTTCAGGCGTAACGTTTCTCGTTCTGATACACTTGATCCTGGGTCTAGTCTGCCGCCCCCCGTCAGTCCATTATCAGTAAGGAAAAAGGGGCTGGGTGGGAGCGAGGACATCTCACGGGGTAATTCTCCTGTTCCTGCATCTCCGGGAGCTCCCCCAATTTATTCAGCGATTGACGGAGAAGGCACGAGTTTGGGAAGGAGTACGAGCCCTCCTGCCGGTGGATCTGGCGGGGATTCCAAAGCACCTCAGAATTGA
- a CDS encoding tyrosinase produces the protein MLSKAQNNLFLWTGLLLALPGALLAPTKRSECTNPAIRRDWSTLPQSKRDAFHSAVKCLQDKPSILETNGVSKSLFDDYTYIHLQSDLIVHKVAAFYPWHRYFDLSECGFSDPMPYWDWTRDANSVDEYRNAPIFDTVTGFGGPSTPEGNGTAVCVDNGPYSGMQVNVPEPHCLRRAFGVTTDMLGNFTSTMVQSIMEYPDFIGFWNNSELMPHDLVHGSIGGDLREAYSPNEPLFFLHHSQIDRLWTRWQGRNSTRLSDYRGNTVQNTTELNASLQDTMKFLGLGEDRSVESLMDTLSNGLCYKYDDDE, from the exons ATGCTCTCAAAGGCCCAAAACAATTTGTTTCTCTGGACTGGACTCCTGCTCGCGCTCCCTGGAGCTCTACTCGCGCCCACCAAAAGGTCCGAGTGTACCAACCCTGCTATTCGTCGGGACTGGAGCACTCTTCCTCAGTCAAAGCGCGATGCGTTTCATAGTGCAGTGAAGTGTCTCCAGGACAAGCCGAGCATTCTCGAAACCAATGGAGTCAGCAAATCGTTGTTTGACGATTATACCTATATACACTTACAAAGCGACTTAATTG TACATAAAGTTGCTGCGTTTTATCCATGGCATCGCTATTTC GACCTAAGTgaatgcggattttccgatCCGATGCCTTACTGGGACTGGACTCGCGATGCCAACAGCGTCGATGAATACAGAAATGCGCCAATTTTTGATACAGTCACTGGGTTCGGGGGGCCTAGCACTCCAGAAGGCAATGGAACGGCAGTGTGCGTTGACAACGGACCATACTCTGGAATGCAA GTCAATGTGCCCGAGCCACATTGCTTGCGGCGCGCATTTGGCGTGACTACCGATATGCTGGGTAACTTCACAAGTACAATGGTACAAAGCATCATGGAATACCCGGACTTCATAGGCTTCTGGAATAATTCTGAGC TTATGCCTCATGACCTTGTTCATGGCTCCATCGGGGGTGATCTTCGTGAGGCATACTCACCCAACGAGCCCCTT TTCTTTCTTCATCACTCTCAAATCGACCGCTTATGGACGCGATGGCAAGGCCGGAACTCAACTCGTCTATCGGACTACCGGGGTAATACCGTTCAGAACACAACCGAACTCAACGCCAGTCTACAGGACACGATGAAGTTCCTAGGTCTTGGAGAAGATCGATCAGTTGAAAGTTTGATGGATACTCTGTCGAATGGACTATGTTACAAG TATGACGACGATGAGTGA
- a CDS encoding Vacuolar sorting 38 and autophagy-related subunit 14 — translation MECAICEHRQRRFICQACVRTHVRELRAQISKAGDERQVEVEKAAKLLGSGVEKERWARAETYALEVSITAVKAELVARRVANQKARENVISKRKALAERRENLKLARDFLPSTVSPSHTTSSNLAAGPSQENTIPFATSSSPPSTASRLSRLFPFPSASTVAPPSAPPPRRHKPPNPLTEAKQALSNVADALSEGRAALVRELAEAYELQEECRTGPGGQEEYIWTLGRMELPNIDDLPQVISSTGFKPSLLHTTLYNALHFMRLTSFYLGVKLPFEIGWGASSTLSPPFPSLFIPGAADTNKLETINEDGAESSGTTLVGVGTPWIVAGRGLGGTTDGGWGKYTSPLALHLPAPTAAPIKNGGNLQPAPTSKPPRPSNASPGKRRPSLLSLSRVSAAARYVAGSAYSTPRSPHSNTIATGLPTRSSTTPNSRPRQRAGSVSMQTAPQIRTRVTSLATIPTQSTLQQQQEPMTEEPIVQTPIQSFVAALTMVQYNAAYLAWTQGALDVGNVENLPGILSLLGATVVSEGIGYASHNTSAAQDHALPPPTRSFPLSFPALLGHNLGLIGGLGSAGLPSQEGDGEWDLVEASEEEDGVG, via the exons ATGGAGTGTGCTATATGTGAACACCGCCAACGAAGGTTTATCTGCCAAGCCTGTGTACGGACTCA TGTGCGCGAATTACGTGCTCAGATCAGCAAAGCGGGAGATGAACGCCAGGTTGAAGTCGAGAAGGCTGCTAAGCTGCTTGGGAGTGGAGTGGAGAAGGAACGATGGGCACGCGCTGAGACCTATGCTCTCGAGGTTAGCATCACAGCTGTAAAGGCCGAGTTGGTGGCACGTCGGGTGGCGAACCAGAAAG CTAGGGAAAATGTAATATCCAAGAGGAAGGCACTGGCTGAACGTCGAGAGAATCTCAAGCTTGCTCGTGACTTTCTTCCATCTACGGTTTCCCCATCCCACACCACTTCATCAAATCTGGCAGCTGGCCCGTCACAAGAGAACACTATTCCATTTGCTACGAGCAGCTCACCTCCTTCAACTGCCAGTCGGCTGTCCCGATTATTCCCGTTTCCTTCTGCATCAACCGTTGCCCCACCATCTGCGCCCCCTCCTAGACGACACAAACCTCCCAATCCACTTACCGAAGCCAAACAAGCCTTGTCCAATGTTGCGGACGCGCTTTCCGAGGGTCGGGCGGCTTTGGTGCGAGAACTTGCCGAGGCCTACGAGCTACAAGAGGAATGTCGAACGGGGCCTGGAGGGCAAGAGGAGTATATTTGGACATTAGGAAGGATGGAACTACCTAATATAGACGATCTCCCTC AAGTCATTTCGTCAACAGGATTCAAACCATCGCTTCTTCACACGACTTTATACAACGCCTTACACTTTATGCGACTGACATCATTCTACCTTGGCGTAAAGCTACCTTTTGAAATTGGATGGGGTGCCTCAAGCACGCTCTCCCCACCTTTTCCATCTCTATTCATCCCTGGAGCGGCCGACACAAATAAACTGGAAACAATCAATGAAGATGGTGCCGAGTCGAGTGGGACTACGCTCGTTGGAGTTGGAACTCCATGGATTGTAGCTGGACGCGGCTTGGGAGGAACCACGGACGGAGGATGGGGAAA ATATACAAGTCCCCTCGCATTACATCTCCCAGCCCCCACCGCTGCCCCGATCAAAAACGGAGGGAACCTCCAACCTGCTCCAACTTCAAAACCTCCCCGACCATCCAATGCCTCTCCCGGAAAACGCCGACCAAGCCTTTTAAGCTTGTCACGCGTATCCGCAGCCGCGAGATATGTCGCGGGTTCAGCATACTCCACACCCCGCTCTCCACATTCAAACACAATCGCGACTGGACTTCCTACCCGATCGTCAACAACGCCAAATTCCCGACCCCGCCAACGAGCAGGGTCAGTATCGATGCAAACTGCTCCCCAAATCCGAACTCGAGTGACAAGTCTTGCAACCATCCCGACTCAATCTACACTTCAGCAACAGCAAGAGCCGATGACAGAAGAACCAATCGTCCAGACCCCGATTCAGAGTTTTGTAGCCGCGCTGACGATGGTTCAGTACAACGCTGCTTATTTGGCTTGGACGCAGGGTGCTCTGGATGTAGGGAATGTCGAGAACTTGCCGGGTATCCTGAGCCTACTTGGAGCGACTGTTGTGAGCGAGGGTATAGGATA TGCGTCGCACAATACGTCCGCGGCTCAGGATCACGCCTTGCCTCCCCCTACACGCTCGTTTCCGCTCAGTTTTCCGGCTCTGTTGGGGCACAACCTGGGTCTGATTGGAGGGCTGGGAAGCGCCGGGCTCCCAAGTCAAGAAGGCGATGGCGAGTGGGACTTGGTCGAAGCCAGCGAAGAGGAAGATGGCGTTGGGTGA
- a CDS encoding Peptidase family M28 protein: MKVSGLLALGSLLSALGVVAVPISEFDAKVAAGYRLLQTSDDKAPFWATEEEKLELLRKDVGYFDLTETYHLEEELKAKKVKAVVERATYPAISQQTSVKALLPSLSTTNMNTYLSKLTAFNNRYYKATTGLDASNYIYDTLSSFAAGKSGVTVTKFSHSWTQQSIIAKIAGSSSTASTVVLGAHEDSINQSNPMNGRAPGADDDGTGAVNLIEVFRVLVASGFKPTKNVEFHWYSGEEAGLLGSNAIATNYKSAGKSIYAMLQLDMTGYVKPGTTGAITLVTDNTDSGLTSYVTSLATAYSSIKTATTTCGYGCSDHSSWTRQGYPAAFPFESTYANHNSAIHGSGDTTSVSGFSWTHSLEFAKVALAFAYELGA; encoded by the exons ATGAAGGTTTCAGGCTTGCTCGCCCTTGGCTCTCTGCTCTCTGCTCTTGGAGTTGTAGCTGTTCCTATCTCTGAGTTTGATGCCAAAGTCGCGGCTGGGTACCGTCTTCTCCAGACTTCGGACGACAAGGCTCCATTCTGGGCGACCGAGGAGGAAAAGCTCGAATTGTTGAGGAAGGATGTCGGATAC TTCGACTTGACAGAGACTTACCACCTCGAGGAGGAGCTCAAGGCCAAAAAGGTCAAGGCAGTTGTCGAGCGTGCAACTT ACCCCGCCATCTCGCAGCAAACCTCTGTCAAGGCCCTTCTGCCCTCGCTCTCGACCACCAACATGAACACATACCTCTCCAAGCTCACGGCGTTCAACAATAGGTACTATAAGGCTACCACCGGGCTCGACGCCAGCAACTACATCTACGACACTCTATCCTCC TTCGCAGCTGGAAAATCCGGAGTAACCGTCACGAAATTCTCCCACTCCTGGACCCAACAATCCATCATCGCCAAAATTGCCGGCTCGTCATCGACCGCATCGACAGTTGTATTGGGCGCACATGAAGACAGCATTAACCAGTCCAACCCCATGAACGGCCGCGCACCCGGAGCAGATGACGACGGTACTGGCGCCGTCAACCTGATCGAGGTCTTCCGTGTACTTGTCGCGAGTGGATTCAAGCCCACCAAGAACGTCGAGTTCCACTGGTACTCGGGTGAAGAGGCCGGATTGCTCGGCAGTAACGCAATTGCCACGAATTACAAGTCTGCAGGAAAGAGTATTTATGCGATGTTGCAGTTGGATATGACTGGCTA TGTCAAGCCTGGAACAACCGGAGCTATCACTCTGGTCACGGACAACACAGATTCCGGCCTGACCTCTTACGTCACCAGCCTCGCGACTGCGTACTCCAGCATCAAGACGGCGACCACCACC TGCGGATATGGGTGCTCCGACCACTCCAGCTGGACGCGCCAAGGATACCCTGCGGCATTCCCCTTCGAGA GTACTTATGCGAACCACAACTCTGCCATCCACGGAAGCGGCGACACCACTTCCGTCTCCGGCTTCTCATGGACCCATTCTCTT GAATTCGCCAAGGTTGCACTTGCTTTCGCGTACGAACTGGGTGCTTAA